A single window of Mycobacterium sp. ITM-2016-00318 DNA harbors:
- a CDS encoding FMN-binding negative transcriptional regulator — MYIPRKFALTDEQTAAALAAAEFAQLVSHGPSGLLVTPLPLMYDESARSLVGHVSRANPHWHADGAESVAIFAGPHTYISPTFYETKAETGKVVPTWNYEILNVYGRLVVHDDPDWLLDLVTKLTERHEARRSEPWQVSDAPADFTQSQLRGIVGVELAIATVEGKAKMSQNQPDRNRAGVIAGLRASDNAQDQVVADRVAAFDDGSTNPNGRR; from the coding sequence ATGTACATACCTCGTAAGTTCGCCCTGACCGACGAGCAGACCGCCGCGGCGCTCGCGGCGGCGGAGTTCGCGCAACTGGTCAGCCACGGCCCGTCGGGCCTGCTCGTCACCCCGCTTCCGCTCATGTACGACGAGTCGGCTCGCTCGCTCGTCGGCCATGTCTCCAGGGCCAATCCGCACTGGCACGCCGACGGCGCCGAATCGGTGGCGATCTTCGCCGGACCGCACACCTACATTTCGCCCACCTTTTACGAGACGAAGGCCGAGACCGGCAAGGTCGTACCGACGTGGAACTACGAGATCCTCAACGTTTACGGCCGCCTTGTCGTCCATGACGATCCCGACTGGCTGCTCGACCTGGTCACCAAGCTGACCGAGCGCCACGAGGCCCGCCGATCCGAGCCGTGGCAGGTCAGCGATGCGCCTGCCGACTTCACGCAGTCGCAGCTGCGTGGCATCGTCGGCGTCGAACTCGCAATCGCCACGGTGGAGGGCAAGGCGAAGATGTCGCAGAACCAGCCCGACCGCAACAGGGCCGGCGTGATCGCCGGATTGCGCGCGTCGGACAACGCGCAGGATCAGGTCGTCGCCGACCGGGTGGCCGCCTTCGACGACGGCAGCACGAACCCGAACGGCCGCCGGTAG
- a CDS encoding AMP-binding protein, with product MLSYDAGVTTPPLLEQTIGDNLAATVASFPDREALVECATGRRWTYAAFFEATRRIASALIERGTKRGDRIGIWAPNCAEWTMIQYASAQVGAILVNINPAYRSDELEYVLNQSSMCTVFAAQEFKSSDYVSMLENVRGRCPALSDVIVIGWEPWQQIADTAVDADVLARVQDGLRPVDPINIQYTSGTTGFPKGATLTHTNILNNGYLAGEGLDYTENDRVCIPVPFYHCFGMVLGNLACTTHGAAMVIPAPGFEPEATLKAVAAEQCTSLYGVPTMFIAELELPNFDSFDLSSLRTGIMAGSTCPEQVMRNVMDRMHMSEVTIMYGMTETSPMSIQTRPTDSLTRRVTTVGRVVPHTEIQVVDLETGAQVERGMPGELCTRGYCVMAGYWKDPEKTAEAVDGDGWMHTGDIGVMDADGYLAITGRIKDMVIRGGENIYPREIEEFLYGHPDIVDAQVVGVPDEKYGEELMAWVRLREGAEPPTPESLRAFCADRMAHNKIPRYVQVIDDYPMTVTGKVRKVELRERGEALLGDS from the coding sequence ATGCTGTCCTACGACGCTGGCGTCACCACCCCTCCGCTGCTCGAGCAGACGATCGGCGACAATCTCGCCGCCACCGTCGCGTCGTTCCCGGACCGCGAGGCACTCGTCGAATGCGCGACAGGGCGACGGTGGACCTACGCCGCGTTCTTCGAGGCGACCCGTCGGATCGCGTCGGCGCTGATCGAACGCGGCACCAAACGCGGTGACCGCATCGGGATCTGGGCACCGAACTGCGCCGAGTGGACGATGATCCAGTACGCCAGCGCGCAGGTCGGTGCGATCCTGGTCAACATCAACCCCGCGTACCGCAGCGACGAACTGGAGTACGTGCTCAACCAGTCGTCGATGTGCACGGTGTTCGCCGCGCAGGAGTTCAAGAGCTCCGACTACGTGTCGATGCTCGAGAACGTGCGTGGTCGATGCCCCGCGTTGAGCGACGTCATCGTCATCGGCTGGGAGCCGTGGCAGCAGATCGCCGACACCGCAGTCGACGCTGACGTACTGGCTCGGGTGCAGGACGGGCTGAGGCCGGTCGACCCGATCAACATCCAGTACACGTCGGGCACGACCGGATTTCCCAAGGGCGCCACGCTGACTCACACCAATATCCTCAACAACGGCTACCTCGCCGGCGAGGGGTTGGACTACACCGAGAACGACAGGGTGTGCATACCCGTGCCGTTCTACCACTGCTTCGGTATGGTTCTCGGCAACCTGGCCTGTACGACACACGGCGCGGCGATGGTGATCCCGGCACCGGGTTTCGAGCCGGAAGCGACGTTGAAAGCCGTTGCGGCCGAGCAGTGCACGTCTCTGTACGGGGTTCCGACGATGTTCATCGCCGAGCTGGAGCTGCCGAACTTCGACAGCTTCGACCTGAGCAGTCTGCGCACAGGGATCATGGCCGGGTCGACGTGTCCCGAGCAGGTGATGCGCAACGTGATGGATCGCATGCACATGAGCGAAGTGACGATCATGTACGGGATGACCGAAACCTCGCCGATGTCGATTCAGACGCGACCGACCGACAGCCTGACCCGCCGGGTGACGACGGTGGGCCGGGTGGTCCCGCACACCGAGATTCAGGTGGTCGATCTCGAGACCGGTGCACAGGTGGAACGCGGGATGCCGGGTGAACTGTGCACGCGCGGCTACTGCGTGATGGCCGGTTACTGGAAGGACCCCGAGAAAACCGCCGAAGCCGTCGACGGCGACGGGTGGATGCATACCGGCGACATCGGGGTGATGGACGCCGACGGCTATCTCGCGATCACCGGCCGGATCAAGGACATGGTGATCCGCGGCGGCGAGAACATCTATCCGCGGGAGATCGAGGAGTTCCTCTACGGCCATCCCGACATCGTCGACGCGCAGGTGGTCGGTGTACCGGACGAGAAGTACGGCGAAGAGCTGATGGCCTGGGTCCGGCTGCGGGAAGGCGCGGAGCCGCCGACGCCGGAGAGTCTGCGAGCCTTCTGCGCGGATCGTATGGCGCACAACAAGATTCCACGATACGTGCAGGTGATCGACGACTATCCGATGACCGTCACCGGCAAGGTCAGGAAAGTAGAGCTGCGCGAGCGCGGTGAGGCGCTGCTCGGGGACTCATGA
- a CDS encoding acyl-CoA dehydrogenase family protein — MSFDLTPTAAQHDLARRAHEFAETVVRPVAADYDARQEFPWPVLEEAAARGFYSPLFYRDLIGDPTGLSLPMFMEELFWGCAGIGLAVVMPALALSAIGQAASPEQMLEWAPECFGSPGDLKLAALAISEPEGGSDVRNLRTRAKRDGDDWIIDGHKMWIGNGGIANVHVVNAVVDEELGHRGQAMFIVPGGTPGLEMVRKLDKLGCRASHTAELKFNAVRVPGANLLGGQEKLEHKLARAREAVEGGKHSGSATLGTFEQTRPMVAAQALGIARAALEYATEYANRREAFGAPIIDNQGVAFPLADLATGIDAARLLTWRASWMAASGVPMERGEGSMSKLAASEIAVKATERAIQTMGGWGYIKDHPVEKWYRDAKLYTIFEGTSEIQRVVISNALGAADGKPPLHFDLEPSGGPLNRMFGRGTPMRTQVANAALGAKDSIPAPVMNLAMKVLKPPKK; from the coding sequence ATGAGTTTTGACCTGACGCCGACCGCGGCGCAGCACGACCTTGCGCGACGCGCGCACGAATTCGCCGAAACCGTCGTCCGGCCGGTGGCCGCCGACTACGACGCCCGTCAGGAGTTCCCGTGGCCGGTATTGGAGGAAGCGGCTGCCCGAGGTTTCTATAGCCCGCTCTTCTATCGCGACCTCATCGGTGACCCGACCGGGTTGTCCCTGCCGATGTTCATGGAGGAGCTGTTCTGGGGGTGCGCGGGTATCGGGCTGGCCGTCGTGATGCCTGCGCTGGCGCTGTCCGCGATCGGCCAGGCGGCCTCCCCCGAACAGATGCTGGAGTGGGCGCCGGAGTGTTTCGGCTCCCCCGGCGACCTTAAGCTGGCCGCGCTCGCGATCTCCGAACCGGAGGGTGGCAGCGACGTGCGCAACCTGCGGACGCGGGCCAAACGCGACGGTGACGACTGGATCATCGACGGCCACAAGATGTGGATCGGCAACGGCGGCATCGCCAACGTGCATGTGGTCAATGCCGTGGTCGACGAGGAGCTCGGCCATCGCGGGCAGGCGATGTTCATCGTGCCCGGCGGCACTCCCGGCCTCGAGATGGTGCGCAAGCTCGACAAGCTCGGCTGCCGCGCATCCCACACCGCGGAGTTGAAGTTCAACGCGGTTCGGGTGCCCGGCGCCAACCTGCTCGGCGGTCAGGAAAAGCTCGAGCACAAGCTGGCCCGCGCACGTGAGGCCGTCGAGGGCGGCAAGCACTCCGGGTCCGCCACCCTCGGCACCTTCGAGCAGACGCGGCCGATGGTCGCCGCGCAGGCTCTCGGCATCGCAAGGGCCGCTCTGGAATACGCGACCGAGTACGCCAATCGTCGCGAGGCGTTCGGCGCCCCGATCATCGACAACCAGGGCGTGGCGTTCCCGCTCGCCGACCTGGCCACCGGGATCGACGCCGCGCGGCTGTTGACGTGGCGGGCGTCATGGATGGCCGCAAGCGGCGTGCCGATGGAGCGCGGCGAAGGCTCGATGTCGAAGCTCGCCGCGAGCGAGATCGCGGTCAAGGCCACCGAGCGCGCGATCCAGACGATGGGCGGCTGGGGCTACATCAAGGACCATCCGGTGGAGAAGTGGTACCGGGACGCCAAGCTGTACACCATCTTCGAAGGCACCAGCGAGATCCAGCGCGTCGTCATCTCCAACGCGCTCGGCGCCGCCGACGGCAAGCCGCCGCTGCACTTCGACCTCGAACCGTCCGGTGGACCGCTGAACCGGATGTTCGGCCGCGGCACCCCGATGCGCACGCAGGTGGCCAACGCGGCCCTCGGGGCCAAGGACTCCATTCCCGCGCCGGTCATGAATCTCGCGATGAAGGTGCTCAAGCCGCCCAAGAAGTAA